One region of Endozoicomonas sp. Mp262 genomic DNA includes:
- the gpmM gene encoding 2,3-bisphosphoglycerate-independent phosphoglycerate mutase, with protein MTQQRKTTALIILDGYGHRQETDFNAIYAASTPVMDRLLNNNPNSMISGSGLDVGLPNGQMGNSEVGHMNLGAGRVVYQDFTRITKSIKDGDFFENPALTSVVDKAVSAGKAVHLMGLMSPGGVHSHEDHIHAMAELAVRRGAKEVYVHAFLDGRDTPPRSAESSLEKLDAALKAKGVGRIASLIGRYYAMDRDNRWERVQAAYELITEGKAEFTAKTAVEGLKAAYERDENDEFVQATVLAENGQSAATVNDGDALVFMNFRADRAREITRSFVETGFNGFQRSKTPALAGFVMLTQYAADIQTACAFPPAGLPNTLGEYMEKLGKTQLRIAETEKYAHVTFFFSGGREEPYQGESRVLVNSPKVATYDLQPEMSAFEVTEKLVAEIKGGQHDLIICNFANCDMVGHTGVFEAAVKAVETVDTCVGKVIEALEETGGQCLITADHGNAEQMMNAETGQVHTAHTCEQVPLVYAGPKAIKLKDGILSDISPTLLALMDIEQPEEMTGNSLID; from the coding sequence ATGACTCAACAACGCAAGACCACCGCCCTTATTATTCTTGACGGCTATGGCCACCGACAAGAAACGGACTTCAATGCTATCTACGCCGCCAGTACTCCGGTTATGGACAGGCTGCTAAACAATAATCCCAATAGCATGATTTCCGGCTCCGGCCTGGATGTTGGCCTGCCTAATGGCCAGATGGGTAACAGTGAAGTGGGCCATATGAACCTGGGCGCTGGCCGGGTTGTCTACCAGGACTTTACCCGTATCACCAAGTCCATCAAGGACGGTGATTTCTTTGAAAACCCGGCCCTCACCAGTGTCGTTGATAAAGCCGTGAGTGCTGGCAAGGCTGTTCATCTGATGGGGCTGATGTCTCCTGGTGGCGTTCATAGCCATGAAGACCATATTCATGCCATGGCTGAGCTGGCTGTCCGCCGTGGTGCCAAAGAAGTCTATGTGCACGCCTTCCTGGATGGCCGCGACACCCCTCCCCGCAGTGCCGAAAGCTCCCTGGAAAAACTGGATGCCGCCCTTAAAGCCAAAGGGGTGGGTCGTATTGCCAGTTTGATTGGCCGTTACTATGCCATGGATCGTGATAACCGCTGGGAACGTGTCCAGGCCGCTTATGAACTGATCACTGAAGGCAAGGCTGAATTCACTGCCAAGACCGCTGTTGAAGGTTTGAAAGCTGCCTATGAGCGGGATGAAAATGATGAGTTTGTTCAGGCGACAGTTCTCGCTGAAAACGGTCAGTCTGCCGCCACCGTCAATGACGGCGATGCCCTGGTGTTCATGAATTTCCGCGCAGACCGTGCCCGTGAAATCACCCGCAGTTTTGTGGAAACAGGATTTAACGGCTTCCAGCGCAGCAAGACCCCGGCTCTCGCTGGTTTTGTTATGCTGACCCAGTACGCTGCCGATATCCAGACAGCCTGTGCCTTCCCTCCTGCCGGACTACCCAACACCCTGGGTGAGTACATGGAGAAACTGGGCAAGACCCAGCTGCGTATTGCAGAAACTGAAAAGTATGCCCATGTCACCTTCTTCTTCAGTGGTGGCCGGGAAGAGCCTTATCAGGGTGAAAGCCGGGTACTGGTGAATTCACCAAAGGTTGCCACCTACGATCTGCAACCGGAAATGAGTGCCTTTGAAGTTACTGAAAAACTGGTGGCTGAAATCAAAGGTGGCCAGCATGACCTGATCATCTGTAACTTTGCCAACTGCGATATGGTAGGCCATACCGGTGTCTTTGAAGCGGCGGTAAAAGCCGTTGAAACCGTTGACACTTGTGTGGGCAAGGTGATTGAAGCACTGGAAGAAACCGGTGGACAATGTCTGATTACCGCCGATCACGGCAATGCCGAACAGATGATGAATGCCGAAACCGGACAGGTTCACACCGCCCATACCTGTGAACAGGTGCCGCTGGTCTATGCTGGCCCTAAAGCCATTAAGCTGAAGGACGGTATCCTGTCTGATATTTCCCCGACACTTCTGGCTCTGATGGATATCGAACAACCGGAAGAGATGACCGGGAATTCCCTGATAGACTAA
- a CDS encoding FKBP-type peptidyl-prolyl cis-trans isomerase, giving the protein MSDKYVTVEERVSYGIGRQMGDQLSGNPIEGLSIDAVLAGLADSLNGAPSAVEHGALQEAFEKMQNRLQAKQAEQAKEFAAEGEKYLAENAKRTEIKVTESGLQYEVLVEGKGPKPEATSTVRTHYHGTLVDGTVFDSSVERGQPAEFPVNGVIAGWTEALQMMGTGSKWRLHLPHNLAYGARGAGGAIGPYATLVFDVELLDIVA; this is encoded by the coding sequence ATGTCTGATAAGTATGTAACCGTTGAAGAACGGGTAAGTTACGGGATTGGTCGCCAGATGGGAGACCAGCTGTCAGGTAACCCTATTGAAGGGCTGTCTATTGATGCCGTGCTGGCAGGTCTGGCTGATTCCCTCAACGGTGCTCCCAGTGCAGTAGAGCATGGTGCTCTGCAGGAAGCCTTTGAAAAGATGCAGAACCGACTGCAGGCAAAGCAGGCGGAACAGGCTAAGGAATTTGCTGCCGAGGGTGAAAAGTATCTGGCAGAAAATGCCAAGCGTACTGAAATTAAAGTGACCGAGTCTGGTTTGCAGTATGAAGTTCTGGTGGAAGGTAAGGGCCCCAAGCCTGAGGCAACCTCTACAGTAAGAACCCATTATCACGGTACTCTGGTGGATGGCACTGTGTTTGACAGCTCTGTTGAACGTGGTCAGCCAGCTGAGTTCCCTGTTAACGGCGTGATTGCTGGCTGGACTGAAGCCCTGCAAATGATGGGTACCGGTTCCAAGTGGCGTCTGCACCTGCCTCATAACCTGGCCTACGGTGCCCGTGGTGCTGGTGGTGCTATCGGACCTTATGCAACGCTGGTGTTTGATGTTGAGCTGCTGGATATTGTGGCTTGA
- a CDS encoding phosphomannomutase CpsG (capsular polysaccharide biosynthesis protein; catalyzes the formation of D-mannose 6-phosphate from alpha-D-mannose 1-phosphate) gives MKLNCFKAYDIRGRLGSELNEAIAYRIGRAYCQHLQPATVVVGGDIRLSSGKLKFALVEGLRDGGAHVLDLGMTGTEEIYFAVRQLKADGGIEVTASHNPIDYNGMKLVGRESRPVGADSGLRDIQHIAETTDFPETSSGKRGGYKQQSLVNEYVEHLLGYINLSHIRPMNIVVNGGNGAAGPIVDAIEQRFQSANIPVRFIKVNHEPNGTFPNGIPNPLLPENRASTIEAVKRHNADIGIAWDGDFDRCFLFDEQGHFIEGYYIVGLLAEALLAEHPGSKIIHDPRLTWNTIEQVESAGGIPVQSKTGHAYIKEKMREEDAIYGGEMSAHHYFRDFGYCDSGMIPWLLVIDLMSRKEVPLSQLIAERIAAYPVSGEINIALADPDKAIKSILEHYKGEPGLYMDFMDGISLSFNDWRFNLRMSNTEPLVRLNVEAKSDTALMRAKTEEILKLLDEFKYQASKAC, from the coding sequence ATGAAATTGAATTGTTTCAAAGCCTACGATATCCGTGGTCGCCTGGGCAGTGAGCTGAATGAGGCGATAGCCTATCGGATTGGCAGGGCTTACTGCCAGCATTTGCAGCCAGCCACTGTTGTTGTGGGGGGAGATATCAGGCTCTCTTCCGGGAAACTCAAATTTGCCCTGGTGGAAGGTCTCAGGGATGGAGGAGCCCATGTGCTGGATTTAGGTATGACGGGCACGGAAGAAATCTATTTTGCCGTAAGGCAGCTGAAGGCTGATGGTGGTATTGAAGTCACTGCCAGCCATAATCCCATAGACTATAACGGCATGAAGCTGGTGGGGAGGGAAAGCCGACCTGTTGGTGCTGACTCAGGTCTCAGGGATATCCAGCATATTGCCGAAACCACGGATTTTCCGGAAACCAGTTCCGGAAAGCGGGGAGGTTATAAACAACAATCCCTTGTTAATGAATATGTGGAACATTTGCTGGGATACATCAATCTTTCCCATATCAGGCCCATGAATATTGTTGTCAATGGGGGTAATGGTGCGGCAGGTCCCATTGTTGATGCCATTGAGCAGCGCTTCCAGTCCGCGAATATTCCTGTCCGGTTTATTAAAGTCAATCATGAGCCCAACGGCACTTTTCCCAATGGCATTCCCAATCCCCTGCTGCCGGAAAACCGTGCCTCAACCATTGAGGCTGTTAAACGACATAACGCGGATATTGGCATTGCCTGGGATGGGGATTTTGACCGCTGCTTTTTATTTGATGAACAGGGACACTTTATAGAGGGCTACTATATTGTGGGTCTGCTGGCAGAGGCATTACTGGCAGAGCATCCCGGCAGCAAGATTATTCATGACCCAAGGCTGACCTGGAATACCATAGAGCAGGTGGAGTCCGCTGGAGGCATCCCGGTTCAGTCAAAGACAGGTCATGCCTATATCAAGGAAAAAATGCGGGAAGAAGATGCCATTTATGGCGGAGAAATGAGCGCCCATCATTATTTCCGGGATTTTGGTTACTGTGATAGTGGCATGATTCCCTGGCTGCTGGTGATTGACTTGATGTCCCGTAAGGAAGTGCCCCTTAGCCAGCTTATTGCCGAGCGCATTGCTGCTTACCCGGTATCTGGCGAAATCAATATTGCCCTTGCTGACCCTGATAAAGCTATCAAAAGTATTCTTGAACACTATAAAGGTGAGCCAGGCCTTTATATGGATTTTATGGATGGAATAAGCCTGTCGTTTAATGACTGGCGATTTAATTTGCGGATGTCAAATACAGAGCCTTTGGTTCGACTCAATGTTGAAGCTAAATCCGACACTGCCCTTATGCGCGCCAAAACAGAGGAAATTCTTAAACTTCTTGATGAGTTCAAGTATCAGGCGTCTAAAGCGTGTTAA
- a CDS encoding mannose-1-phosphate guanylyltransferase/mannose-6-phosphate isomerase, with protein MLVPVIMAGGSGSRLWPYSRQQYPKQFLPCLGEKTMLQETLLRLQGLDCAAPIILCNKDHRFLVAEQLEAIGITDASIIMEPEGRNTAPALALASLMEIKRNPVMLALAADHFIADQDAFRQAVVEAAAIAEQEQLVTFGIQPHSPETGYGYIRGGESFSRQNRGLRVHSFVEKPDLETAIHYLKSGEYFWNSGMFAFKPSVYLEELNAFQPDIVQACEKAWGRSEIKGPFISIEPRSFSECPNESVDYAVMEKTGSAVVLPINCGWSDVGSWSSIMDLTQKDNNGNACHGDVLTVDSQDCYVRSEHRLVSMVGVKDLVVVETSDGVLIANKEDVQSVKRVVDELKRDQRKEALCHREIYRPWGSYDAIDIGHRYQVKRITVKPGASLSLQMHHHRAEHWVVVQGTALITRGDEQIILSENESTFIPLGYPHRLENPGKVNLELIEIQSGSYLGEDDIVRFEDSEASS; from the coding sequence ATGCTTGTTCCAGTCATTATGGCCGGAGGTTCTGGTTCTCGCTTATGGCCTTATTCCAGGCAGCAATATCCCAAGCAATTCCTGCCTTGCCTGGGAGAAAAAACTATGTTGCAGGAAACATTATTACGCTTGCAAGGCCTGGATTGTGCTGCCCCCATCATTCTCTGTAATAAGGACCATCGTTTTCTGGTTGCAGAACAGCTTGAAGCCATAGGTATCACAGATGCCTCGATTATTATGGAGCCTGAGGGGCGCAACACTGCTCCCGCCCTGGCACTGGCCAGCCTGATGGAAATCAAACGCAATCCCGTGATGCTGGCGCTGGCCGCTGATCATTTTATTGCCGATCAAGATGCTTTCCGGCAAGCGGTGGTTGAGGCAGCTGCCATTGCTGAGCAGGAACAACTGGTTACTTTTGGAATTCAGCCACACAGCCCTGAAACCGGGTATGGCTATATCCGGGGAGGAGAATCTTTTTCCAGGCAAAACCGGGGCCTTAGAGTACACTCCTTTGTGGAAAAACCGGACCTGGAAACTGCCATTCATTATTTAAAGAGTGGTGAGTATTTCTGGAATAGCGGTATGTTTGCCTTTAAACCCTCGGTCTACCTGGAGGAGTTGAATGCGTTTCAACCCGATATTGTTCAGGCCTGTGAAAAAGCCTGGGGGCGTTCAGAAATAAAAGGCCCGTTTATTAGCATAGAGCCTCGGTCATTTTCAGAGTGCCCGAATGAATCCGTTGATTATGCGGTCATGGAAAAAACCGGATCTGCCGTTGTACTCCCCATTAATTGTGGTTGGAGTGATGTGGGGTCATGGTCTTCTATTATGGATCTGACGCAAAAAGACAATAATGGCAATGCCTGTCATGGCGATGTGCTAACCGTTGATAGCCAGGATTGCTATGTCCGATCGGAACACCGGCTGGTTTCCATGGTTGGGGTGAAGGATTTAGTGGTGGTAGAGACCAGTGATGGTGTCCTGATCGCCAATAAGGAGGATGTGCAGTCTGTTAAACGGGTTGTGGATGAACTGAAGCGGGATCAGAGAAAAGAAGCCCTTTGTCACCGGGAAATATATAGGCCCTGGGGAAGCTATGATGCTATAGATATCGGTCATCGCTATCAGGTTAAAAGAATTACCGTGAAGCCGGGAGCCAGCCTGTCATTACAAATGCATCACCATCGGGCTGAGCACTGGGTTGTGGTTCAGGGTACAGCACTGATTACCCGGGGAGATGAACAGATAATCCTGTCAGAAAATGAGTCCACATTTATTCCCCTTGGCTACCCGCATCGTTTGGAAAATCCGGGCAAGGTGAATCTGGAGTTGATAGAGATACAGAGTGGCAGTTACCTGGGAGAGGATGACATTGTTCGTTTTGAGGATAGTGAGGCGTCATCCTAA